From the Streptomyces syringium genome, one window contains:
- a CDS encoding CbiQ family ECF transporter T component, whose amino-acid sequence MSGTTPPRAGGHRTGRAGPAPVTARASALHAGAWWIWALGLATAASRTTNPLLLGLLVAVAGYVVAARRTDAPWARSYGAFLKLGLAVIAIRLVFAIVLGSPIPGTHILVTLPEVPLPDWAKGVRIGGRVAAEGLVFALYDGLKLATLLICVGAANALANPARLLKSLPAALYEAGVAIVVAMTFAPNLVADVQRLRAARRLRGRPDRGLKALLQVGLPVLEGALERSVALAAAMDARGYGRSAEVPRAVRHTTTALTLGGLLGVCAGTYGLLADQGAGYGLAVLVAGLAAALAGLWLGGRRSVRTRYRPDRWGTRAWLVSGSGAAVAALTIWASSYAPQALHPPAVPLTSPELPLWPAASILLGLLPAFVAPRPVGPSTHPSHSEENR is encoded by the coding sequence ATGAGTGGGACGACCCCGCCGCGGGCCGGCGGCCACCGGACCGGGCGGGCGGGCCCCGCGCCCGTCACCGCACGGGCGTCCGCGCTGCACGCGGGCGCCTGGTGGATATGGGCGCTCGGGCTGGCCACCGCCGCCTCACGCACGACGAACCCGCTGCTGCTCGGCCTGCTGGTCGCCGTCGCCGGATACGTGGTGGCCGCGCGGCGCACGGACGCCCCGTGGGCGCGCTCGTACGGCGCGTTCCTCAAGCTCGGCCTGGCCGTGATCGCCATCCGGCTGGTGTTCGCGATCGTGCTCGGCTCGCCGATCCCGGGCACGCACATCCTCGTCACCCTCCCCGAGGTCCCGCTCCCGGACTGGGCGAAGGGGGTACGGATCGGCGGCCGGGTGGCCGCCGAGGGGCTGGTCTTCGCGCTCTACGACGGCCTGAAGCTGGCCACCCTGCTGATCTGCGTCGGCGCGGCCAACGCGCTCGCCAATCCGGCCCGGCTGCTGAAGTCCCTGCCCGCCGCGCTGTACGAGGCGGGGGTGGCCATCGTCGTCGCCATGACCTTCGCACCCAACCTCGTCGCGGACGTCCAGCGGCTGCGCGCCGCCCGCCGTCTGCGCGGCCGCCCTGACCGGGGACTCAAGGCCCTGCTCCAGGTGGGGCTGCCGGTGCTGGAGGGAGCGCTGGAGCGTTCGGTGGCGCTGGCGGCGGCCATGGACGCGCGCGGCTACGGCCGCAGCGCCGAGGTCCCGCGCGCCGTCCGGCACACCACGACGGCGTTGACGCTGGGCGGACTGCTGGGCGTCTGCGCCGGTACTTACGGACTGCTCGCCGACCAGGGAGCGGGCTACGGCCTTGCGGTGCTGGTGGCCGGGCTCGCCGCCGCGCTGGCGGGCCTGTGGCTGGGCGGCCGCCGCTCGGTCCGCACCCGCTACCGGCCCGACCGGTGGGGCACGCGCGCGTGGCTGGTGTCCGGTTCGGGCGCGGCGGTCGCGGCCCTGACGATCTGGGCGAGCTCGTACGCCCCGCAGGCCCTGCACCCCCCGGCCGTGCCGCTGACCTCACCGGAGCTGCCGCTGTGGCCGGCGGCGTCGATCCTGCTCGGTCTGCTGCCGGCGTTCGTGGCGCCGAGGCCGGTCGGCCCGTCCACCCATCCGTCCCACTCCGAGGAGAACCGGTGA
- a CDS encoding ABC transporter ATP-binding protein yields MIHFEQVSVTYDDAAAPSLRGVDLTVPEGELCLLVGPSGVGKSTLLGTVSGLVPHFTGGTLHGRVTVAGRDTRTHRPRELADVVGTVGQDPLAHFVTDTVEDELAYGMESLGLAPDVMRRRVEETLDLLGLATLRDRPISTLSGGQQQRVAIGSVLTTHPKVLVLDEPTSALDPGAAEEVLAVLQRLVHDLGTTVLLAEHRLERVVQYADQVILLPAPGAAPVVGDPAEIMAVSPVHPPVVALGRLAGWSPLPLSVRDARRKAAPLRERLAGLDAPAAPEAPSVTDGPAPASVTGLGVRHGRVVALHDVALTVRAGETVALMGRNGAGKSTLLRTLVGMHRPASGSVRVGGVNPQSTAPAELLRHVGLVPQEPRDLLYADTVAAECEAADGDAAAAPGTCRALVSELLPDVSDTTHPRDLSEGQRLALALAVVLTARPPLILLDEPTRGLDYAAKARLVEILRALAAEGHAIVLATHDVELAAELAHRVIVIADGEIVADGPTPEVVVSSPAFAPQVAKILAPSPWLTVPQVREALGETP; encoded by the coding sequence GTGATCCACTTCGAGCAGGTGTCGGTCACCTACGACGACGCCGCAGCCCCCTCCTTGCGGGGGGTGGACCTCACCGTCCCCGAAGGGGAGCTGTGCCTGCTCGTCGGGCCGTCCGGCGTCGGCAAGTCGACGCTGCTCGGCACCGTCAGCGGGCTCGTGCCGCACTTCACCGGCGGCACCCTGCACGGCCGGGTCACCGTCGCGGGCCGTGACACCCGCACGCACCGGCCGCGCGAGCTCGCCGACGTCGTCGGCACCGTCGGCCAGGACCCGCTGGCCCACTTCGTCACCGACACCGTCGAGGACGAGCTCGCCTACGGCATGGAGTCCCTGGGCCTCGCGCCCGACGTGATGCGCCGCCGCGTCGAGGAGACCCTCGATCTGCTGGGGCTCGCCACCCTGCGCGACCGCCCCATCTCCACCCTCTCCGGCGGGCAGCAGCAGCGCGTCGCGATCGGCTCGGTGCTGACCACCCACCCCAAGGTGCTGGTCCTCGACGAGCCGACGTCCGCGCTGGACCCCGGCGCCGCCGAGGAGGTCCTCGCCGTGCTGCAACGCCTCGTGCACGACCTCGGCACGACGGTCCTGCTGGCCGAGCACCGGCTGGAGCGGGTCGTGCAGTACGCGGACCAGGTGATCCTGCTGCCCGCGCCGGGCGCGGCCCCCGTCGTCGGCGACCCCGCCGAGATCATGGCCGTCTCGCCCGTCCACCCGCCCGTGGTCGCCCTGGGGCGGCTCGCGGGCTGGTCGCCGCTGCCCCTGTCCGTCCGGGACGCGCGCCGCAAGGCCGCCCCGCTGCGGGAGCGGCTGGCAGGGCTGGACGCCCCCGCCGCCCCGGAAGCCCCATCGGTCACCGACGGCCCCGCACCCGCGTCGGTGACCGGCCTCGGCGTCCGGCACGGCCGGGTCGTCGCCCTGCACGACGTCGCCCTGACCGTACGGGCCGGGGAGACCGTCGCGCTGATGGGCCGCAACGGCGCGGGCAAGTCGACGCTGCTGCGCACGCTGGTCGGCATGCACAGGCCCGCCTCGGGCTCGGTGCGGGTCGGTGGCGTGAACCCGCAGAGCACGGCCCCCGCCGAGCTGCTGCGCCACGTCGGCCTCGTGCCCCAGGAGCCGCGCGACCTGCTCTACGCGGACACCGTCGCGGCGGAGTGCGAGGCCGCCGACGGCGACGCGGCGGCGGCACCGGGCACCTGCCGGGCCCTGGTCTCCGAGCTGCTGCCGGACGTGTCCGACACGACCCACCCCCGCGATCTGTCCGAGGGCCAGCGGCTGGCGCTCGCCCTCGCCGTGGTGCTGACGGCGCGCCCGCCGCTGATCCTGCTCGACGAGCCGACCCGCGGCCTCGACTACGCGGCCAAGGCCCGCCTGGTGGAGATCCTGCGCGCGCTCGCCGCCGAGGGCCACGCGATCGTCCTGGCCACGCACGACGTGGAACTGGCGGCGGAGCTGGCGCACCGGGTGATCGTCATCGCCGACGGAGAGATCGTCGCGGACGGCCCGACCCCCGAGGTCGTGGTCTCCTCCCCGGCCTTCGCCCCCCAGGTCGCGAAGATCCTGGCCCCGTCACCGTGGCTCACGGTGCCGCAGGTCCGCGAAGCCTTGGGGGAGACACCATGA